One window of Chionomys nivalis chromosome 18, mChiNiv1.1, whole genome shotgun sequence genomic DNA carries:
- the Ctsk gene encoding cathepsin K isoform X1 encodes MEVCPNYFFDRMWVFKFLLLPMLSFALYPEEMLDTQWELWKKTHRKQYNSKVDEISRRLIWEKNLKHISIHNLEASLGVHTYELAMNHLGDMTSEEVVRKMTGLRLPPPSQSHSNDTLYIPEWEGRAPDAIDYRKKGYVTPVKNQGDCGSCWAFSSAGALEGQLKKKTGKLLNLSPQNLVDCVSENYGCGGGYMTTAFRYVQTNGGIDSEDAYPYVGQDQSCMYNPTAKAAKCRGYREIPVGNEKALKRAVARVGPISVSVDASLTSFQFYSRGVYYDENCDRENVNHAVLVVGYGVQKGNKHWIIKNSWGESWGNKGYILLARNKNNACGITNLASFPKM; translated from the exons ATGGAAGTCTGCCCTAATTATTTCTTTGACAGGATGTGGGTGTTCAAGTTTCTACTGTTACCCATGTTGAGCTTTGCTCTCTACCCTGAGGAAATGCTGGATACCCAGTGGGAGCTATGGAAGAAGACCCACAGGAAGCAGTATAACAGCAAG GTAGATGAAATCTCTCGGCGTTTAATTTGGGAAAAAAACCTGAAGCATATTTCCATCCATAATCTTGAGGCCTCTCTTGGTGTCCATACATATGAACTGGCCATGAATCACTTGGGAGACATG ACCAGTGAGGAAGTGGTTCGGAAGATGACAGGACTCAGATTACCACCACCCTCTCAGTCCCACAGTAATGACACTCTCTACATCCCAGAGTGGGAGGGCAGAGCCCCCGACGCCATCGACTATCGAAAGAAAGGATATGTTACTCcggtcaaaaatcag GGTGACTGTGGTTCCTGTTGGGCTTTTAGCTCTGCGGGTGCCCTGGAGGGCCAGCTCAAGAAGAAGACTGGCAAACTCTTAAATCTGAGTCCTCAGAACCTTGTGGATTGTGTGTCTGAGAATTATGGCTGTGGGGGCGGCTATATGACCACTGCCTTCCGCTACGTGCAGACGAATGGGGGCATTGACTCTGAAGATGCTTATCCATACGTGGGGCAG GATCAAAGTTGTATGTACAACCCAACAGCAAAGGCAGCTAAATGCAGAGGGTACCGAGAGATTCCTGTGGGGAACGAGAAGGCCCTGAAGAGAGCAGTGGCTCGGGTGGGGCCTATCTCTGTGTCAGTTGACGCGAGCTTGACATCTTTCCAGTTTTACAGCAGAG GTGTGTACTATGATGAAAATTGTGACCGTGAGAATGTGAACCACGCAGTGTTGGTGGTGGGCTATGGCGTGCAAAAGGGAAACAAGCACTGGATAATTAAAAACAG CTGGGGAGAAAGCTGGGGAAACAAAGGATATATTCTCTTGGCTCGGAATAAAAACAACGCCTGTGGCATTACCAACCTGGCCAGTTTCCCCAAGATGTGA
- the Ctsk gene encoding cathepsin K isoform X2 has translation MWVFKFLLLPMLSFALYPEEMLDTQWELWKKTHRKQYNSKVDEISRRLIWEKNLKHISIHNLEASLGVHTYELAMNHLGDMTSEEVVRKMTGLRLPPPSQSHSNDTLYIPEWEGRAPDAIDYRKKGYVTPVKNQGDCGSCWAFSSAGALEGQLKKKTGKLLNLSPQNLVDCVSENYGCGGGYMTTAFRYVQTNGGIDSEDAYPYVGQDQSCMYNPTAKAAKCRGYREIPVGNEKALKRAVARVGPISVSVDASLTSFQFYSRGVYYDENCDRENVNHAVLVVGYGVQKGNKHWIIKNSWGESWGNKGYILLARNKNNACGITNLASFPKM, from the exons ATGTGGGTGTTCAAGTTTCTACTGTTACCCATGTTGAGCTTTGCTCTCTACCCTGAGGAAATGCTGGATACCCAGTGGGAGCTATGGAAGAAGACCCACAGGAAGCAGTATAACAGCAAG GTAGATGAAATCTCTCGGCGTTTAATTTGGGAAAAAAACCTGAAGCATATTTCCATCCATAATCTTGAGGCCTCTCTTGGTGTCCATACATATGAACTGGCCATGAATCACTTGGGAGACATG ACCAGTGAGGAAGTGGTTCGGAAGATGACAGGACTCAGATTACCACCACCCTCTCAGTCCCACAGTAATGACACTCTCTACATCCCAGAGTGGGAGGGCAGAGCCCCCGACGCCATCGACTATCGAAAGAAAGGATATGTTACTCcggtcaaaaatcag GGTGACTGTGGTTCCTGTTGGGCTTTTAGCTCTGCGGGTGCCCTGGAGGGCCAGCTCAAGAAGAAGACTGGCAAACTCTTAAATCTGAGTCCTCAGAACCTTGTGGATTGTGTGTCTGAGAATTATGGCTGTGGGGGCGGCTATATGACCACTGCCTTCCGCTACGTGCAGACGAATGGGGGCATTGACTCTGAAGATGCTTATCCATACGTGGGGCAG GATCAAAGTTGTATGTACAACCCAACAGCAAAGGCAGCTAAATGCAGAGGGTACCGAGAGATTCCTGTGGGGAACGAGAAGGCCCTGAAGAGAGCAGTGGCTCGGGTGGGGCCTATCTCTGTGTCAGTTGACGCGAGCTTGACATCTTTCCAGTTTTACAGCAGAG GTGTGTACTATGATGAAAATTGTGACCGTGAGAATGTGAACCACGCAGTGTTGGTGGTGGGCTATGGCGTGCAAAAGGGAAACAAGCACTGGATAATTAAAAACAG CTGGGGAGAAAGCTGGGGAAACAAAGGATATATTCTCTTGGCTCGGAATAAAAACAACGCCTGTGGCATTACCAACCTGGCCAGTTTCCCCAAGATGTGA